In Phaseolus vulgaris cultivar G19833 chromosome 10, P. vulgaris v2.0, whole genome shotgun sequence, a single genomic region encodes these proteins:
- the LOC137819581 gene encoding putative receptor protein kinase ZmPK1: protein MASSTTLCLGVLISLILFHKLHASSSFSLSVEKLNEDVIVSSPKPTFTAGFYAVGHNAFCFAIWYTNSPNTLVWIANRDHPVNGKRSTLSLLKSGNLVLTDAAQFQVWSTATATTSKQVHLRLHDSGNLVLLEDSSNNTVLWQSFDFPTDTLLPNQPLRGSTNLVSSRSGSNHSSGFYKLFFDFENVLRLIYQGPRVSSVFWPYAWLQSNNFGNGNGRSTFNDSRVALLDDLGAVLSSDNFTFRTIDYGTVLQRRLTLDHDGNVRVYTMIDGEEKWVVSGLFRPQPCFIHGICGPNSYCTNDPTIGRTCSCVPGHSWNNAQDWSQGCEPNFQSWCGNTPQESNFLTLPQTDFYGYDYGLYSNHTYQQCVDECLRLCECKGFQFNFPKQDGQGSQCYLKRQLLNGHRSAGFDGAFFLRLPRDFDDIGIVHNGNGMVCGGSSAVEEVLARPYTKEKGNELVKFMLWFAVALGGIEVVCIFVVWCFLFRKNTDNEGYVVAVETGFRKFSYSELKQATKGFSEEIGRGGGGTVYKGVLTDNQVVAIKRLHEVANQGESEFLAEVSIIGRLNHMNLIGMLGYCAEGKHRLLVYEYMKNGSLAHNLSSASNALDWSKRYNIAVGTARGLAYLHEECLEWVLHCDIKPQNILLDSDYKPKVGDFGLSKLLNRNNVNNSSFSRIRGTRGYMAPEWVFNLPITSKVDVYSYGIVLLEIITGRSPTTGVQFTESESESGHNERLVTWVREKKRKGSEVGASWVDEIVDPALGSNYDMNEMEILATVALECVEEEKNARPNMSQVAERLQNHDHDSR, encoded by the exons ATGGCATCTTCAACAACATTGTGTTTGGGTGTTCTGATTTCTCTGATATTGTTCCATAAGTTGCATGCTTCATCTTCCTTCTCTCTCTCCGTAGAGAAGTTGAATGAAGACGTGATAGTGTCATCACCCAAACCAACATTCACAGCAGGCTTTTACGCCGTCGGACACAACGCTTTCTGCTTCGCAATATGGTACACCAACTCACCCAACACCCTCGTTTGGATCGCCAACCGGGACCACCCCGTTAACGGAAAACGCTCCACCCTCTCCCTTCTCAAATCCGGCAACCTCGTTCTCACCGACGCCGCCCAGTTCCAAGTCTGGTCCACCGCCACCGCCACCACATCCAAACAAGTCCACTTACGTTTGCACGACTCCGGCAACCTCGTACTCCTCGAAGATTCCTCCAACAACACTGTTTTGTGGCAGAGCTTCGATTTCCCAACCGACACGCTTCTTCCAAATCAGCCTCTGAGAGGGAGCACCAACCTGGTTTCCTCCAGAAGCGGGAGCAACCACTCCTCCGGTTTCTACAAGCTCTTCTTCGACTTCGAGAATGTTCTACGCCTCATCTACCAGGGCCCTCGAGTTTCCAGCGTTTTCTGGCCTTACGCTTGGCTTCAGAGCAACAACTTCGGTAATGGCAACGGCAGATCTACTTTCAATGATAGCAGGGTTGCTTTGCTTGATGATTTGGGTGCCGTGCTTTCTTCCGACAACTTCACTTTCAGAACGATAGATTACGGGACGGTGCTTCAGCGGAGATTGACCCTGGATCATGACGGTAATGTGAGGGTGTACACCATGATAGATGGAGAAGAGAAGTGGGTGGTGTCAGGGCTGTTTCGCCCCCAACCTTGTTTCATTCATGGCATTTGTGGACCCAACAGCTATTGCACCAATGACCCCACCATTGGAAGAACGTGTTCCTGTGTTCCAG GTCACAGTTGGAATAATGCTCAAGACTGGTCTCAAGGTTGCGAACCAAATTTCCAGTCTTGGTGCGGCAACACACCGCAAGAGTCTAACTTCTTGACCTTGCCTCAAACGGACTTTTACGGATACGACTATGGTCTCTATTCGAATCACACGTACCAACAATGTGTGGATGAGTGTTTAAGGTTGTGTGAATGCAAAGGGTTTCAGTTCAACTTTCCGAAGCAAGATGGGCAAGGTAGTCAGTGCTACCTCAAGAGGCAGTTACTAAATGGGCATCGTTCAGCGGGTTTCGACGGAGCATTCTTCCTGCGACTGCCCCGTGACTTTGATGACATAGGAATTGTACATAATGGCAATGGCATGGTATGTGGGGGGAGTAGTGCAGTAGAGGAAGTTCTAGCGAGACCATATAccaaagaaaaaggaaatgaGTTGGTGAAGTTCATGTTGTGGTTTGCGGTTGCCTTAGGTGGAATTGAGGTTGTGTGCATCTTTGTGGTGTGGTGTTTCTTGTTCAGGAAAAATACTGATAACGAAGGCTATGTTGTTGCCGTGGAAACGGGGTTCAGGAAATTCAGTTACTCTGAACTGAAACAAGCCACCAAAGGTTTCAGCGAAGAGATTGGAAGGGGTGGTGGTGGAACAGTGTATAAGGGTGTCTTGACAGATAATCAAGTGGTGGCAATAAAGCGTCTGCATGAAGTAGCAAACCAAGGAGAAAGCGAGTTTCTGGCTGAGGTAAGTATCATTGGAAGGCTTAACCACATGAATTTGATTGGCATGTTGGGGTATTGTGCAGAGGGAAAGCATAGGTTGTTGGTTTATGAGTACATGAAGAATGGTTCTTTGGCTCACAACCTTTCATCAGCTTCAAATGCACTTGACTGGAGCAAAAGGTATAACATTGCTGTGGGAACAGCAAGGGGTCTGGCCTACTTGCATGAAGAATGCTTGGAGTGGGTTTTGCATTGTGACATCAAGCCTCAAAACATACTTCTTGACTCTGATTATAAACCAAAAGTAGGGGATTTTGGGTTGTCTAAGCTACTTAACCGGAACAATGTCAACAATTCAAGCTTCTCAAGGATAAGAGGAACAAGAGGTTACATGGCACCTGAATGGGTTTTCAACTTGCCAATCACTTCCAAGGTTGATGTGTACAGCTATGGCATTGTTCTCTTGGAGATAATCACTGGAAGGAGCCCAACAACAGGTGTCCAATTCACAGAGTCAGAATCAGAGTCAGGTCATAATGAGAGATTGGTGACATGGGTGAGGGAGAAAAAGAGGAAAGGATCAGAAGTGGGAGCATCTTGGGTGGATGAGATCGTTGACCCTGCTTTGGGATCGAACTATGACATGAATGAAATGGAGATATTGGCAACGGTGGCTCTGGAATGTGTAGAGGAAGAGAAAAACGCGAGACCCAACATGAGCCAAGTTGCTGAGAGGCTCCAAAATCATGACCATGATTCAAGATAG